ACACATCTGCGCAAGCGCGATTCATATACGCAAAAAATACCCGCACTTCCGTTTGGCGAAAGATGCGGGTATTCGTTATGATTGGAACTCAAATGTGAATATGTCGTGCTTTCGCGCGGACGCCTATATCCCGGAGCTGTCCACCAGCTCCAGCTCCTCCACCCGCTCGAACTCGCCGAGCACCTTGTGGCGGAATTCCTGAAACGATACGCTGGCTCTTTTACGCGGATACGGCAGGTCGATCGGGATGATCGTGCGGATTGAGCCCGGTCGCGATTTCATGACGACAACCCGGTTCGCGAGAAACACCGCTTCGTCGATATCGTGCGTGACGAGAATCATCGTCGTTCCGTTTTCCCGCCATATATCGAGCAGAGCTTCCTGCATGTGGGCCCTGGTGAACGCATCCAATGCTCCGAACGGCTCGTCGAGCAGCAGCACCTTGGGCCTGCGCAGCAGCGCCCTGGCGATCGCCACGCGCTGCGCCATGCCTCCCGACAGCTCGCGCGGGTACGCTTTTTCGAAGCCCTGCAGCTTGACAAGCTCAATCAGCTCGTTTACGCGGCTGCGTACCCCGGGATCGCTCAGCGGCAAATCGGCGGCGATGTTTTTCTCCACCGTCAGCCATGGGAACAGCCGGTGCTCCTGAAAAATAAACCCTTTATCGATGCCGGGAGCCTTCACCGGACTGCCGCCGAGCTCGACCAGCCCGTCGTGTTTCGTATCCAGCCCGGCGATGATTTTCAGCAAGGTGCTTTTGCCGCAGCCGCTCGGCCCGATGATCGTAATGAATTCCCCCTGCTTCACATGAAGCTGAATCTGATCCAGCACCCGGATCGCCCCTTGCGGGCCGGCGAACGACTTGTTCAAACGTTCGATTTTGAGCTGCGCTTCCTTACTCATCCGAATCCCCTCCTTATTTTTGCGTACCTAACTCCTTCAGCGCCTGCTCGACATACTTGTTTTCAATAACCTTGGACGTATCGAGCTTTTTGTTGATCGCTCCGACGGAGTACAGGAAATCGGCCTGTTCCTGATGTGCTTTGGCATACTCGGGCGTTGCCGGCGAGAGGATCGGGCTGGAGTTTTTCAGCACCTGGTCGACGATCGCGCGGTCCAGCTTCTGCGACTTGGACAGCTCCTCGGCCACCTCGTCGAAATGTCCCGTATAATATTTGCGCGCCTCCTCGTAAGCTTTCAGGAACACGACGGCAAGATCGGGATGATCCTGCAAAAACTTCGTTCTGGCGATCAGGAAGCTTGGCGCGTTGATGTTCAGATCTTGCCCCGATACCAATATTTTCGCTCCGGTTTGAAACACCGCCGTCGTGGCGTAAGGCTCCCATATCGACCAGGCGTCGACGGCTCCGGAATCCAGTGCCGGTCTCGCTTCGTCCGGCTGCAGCTGGATTTCCTTCACATCGCTGCCCTTCAGGCCGGCACGGTCGATCGCCATGTATAAGAAGTTGTAGGCGCTGCTGCCTTTGGCGACGGCGATTTTTTTGCCTTTTAAATCTTTCAGCTCCTTGATCGGGCTGTTTTTCGGAATGACGATAAAATTGCCGGTTTTCCCGTCCGAAGTGACCGCGATCGCTTTAAAATCGACGCCGCCCGTCTGTGCGGAAACGACCGGC
The window above is part of the Paenibacillus hamazuiensis genome. Proteins encoded here:
- a CDS encoding aliphatic sulfonate ABC transporter substrate-binding protein, which produces MAKVLIGSKKKFFGIVLAVWMAALAGCGTAQNAGSSNAAASGGAQPASGAAKEKVVVNIGVQGKTGIFPYAREKGYFEKAFAKAGAEVKWTEFASGPPHFEAIAAGRIDFGAVGGTPVVSAQTGGVDFKAIAVTSDGKTGNFIVIPKNSPIKELKDLKGKKIAVAKGSSAYNFLYMAIDRAGLKGSDVKEIQLQPDEARPALDSGAVDAWSIWEPYATTAVFQTGAKILVSGQDLNINAPSFLIARTKFLQDHPDLAVVFLKAYEEARKYYTGHFDEVAEELSKSQKLDRAIVDQVLKNSSPILSPATPEYAKAHQEQADFLYSVGAINKKLDTSKVIENKYVEQALKELGTQK
- a CDS encoding ABC transporter ATP-binding protein, with translation MSKEAQLKIERLNKSFAGPQGAIRVLDQIQLHVKQGEFITIIGPSGCGKSTLLKIIAGLDTKHDGLVELGGSPVKAPGIDKGFIFQEHRLFPWLTVEKNIAADLPLSDPGVRSRVNELIELVKLQGFEKAYPRELSGGMAQRVAIARALLRRPKVLLLDEPFGALDAFTRAHMQEALLDIWRENGTTMILVTHDIDEAVFLANRVVVMKSRPGSIRTIIPIDLPYPRKRASVSFQEFRHKVLGEFERVEELELVDSSGI